The proteins below come from a single Burkholderia contaminans genomic window:
- a CDS encoding arabinose ABC transporter substrate-binding protein, giving the protein MNRTIRRHTLRALLAALCIAPLGMQGAARADAPLKIGFLVKMPEQAWFINEQNAASALGQKENFSVVKIGTPDGEKVLAAIDNLGSQGAQGFVICAPDVRLGPAIAARAKRYNMKFVTVDDQLVDSTGKPLPNVPHLGMSATKIGNQVGQAISDEMKRRGWKPEEVGALRITNYELPTAKLRTDGATQALLANGFRKENIFDAPQKTTDDEGGFSAAAPVLARHPNVKKWVVYALNEETVLGAVRATEQLHIPAADVIGVGINGAGEAFAEFQKKEPTGFYGTIAVSSTNHGKDSTQNLVEWIRDGKTPPADTQTSGKLMTRANWQAVRAELGI; this is encoded by the coding sequence ATGAACCGCACGATTCGCCGCCATACCCTACGCGCGCTGCTGGCCGCGCTTTGCATTGCACCGCTCGGCATGCAGGGCGCCGCGCGCGCCGACGCGCCGCTGAAGATCGGCTTCCTGGTGAAGATGCCCGAGCAGGCCTGGTTCATCAACGAGCAGAATGCGGCGTCCGCGCTCGGCCAGAAGGAGAATTTCTCGGTCGTGAAGATCGGTACGCCCGACGGCGAGAAGGTGCTGGCCGCGATCGACAACCTCGGCTCGCAGGGTGCGCAGGGCTTCGTGATCTGCGCGCCGGACGTGCGCCTCGGCCCGGCGATCGCCGCACGCGCGAAGCGCTACAACATGAAGTTCGTGACCGTCGACGACCAGCTCGTCGATTCGACCGGCAAGCCGCTGCCGAACGTGCCGCACCTCGGGATGTCGGCAACCAAGATCGGCAACCAGGTCGGCCAGGCGATTTCCGACGAGATGAAGCGGCGCGGCTGGAAGCCCGAGGAAGTCGGCGCGCTGCGGATCACGAACTACGAGCTGCCGACCGCGAAGCTGCGCACCGACGGCGCGACGCAGGCGCTGCTCGCGAACGGCTTCCGCAAGGAGAACATCTTCGACGCGCCGCAGAAGACGACCGACGACGAAGGCGGTTTCAGCGCGGCCGCGCCCGTGCTCGCGCGCCATCCGAACGTGAAGAAGTGGGTGGTCTACGCGCTGAACGAGGAAACCGTGCTCGGCGCGGTGCGCGCGACCGAGCAGCTGCATATCCCGGCGGCCGACGTGATCGGCGTGGGCATCAACGGCGCGGGCGAGGCGTTCGCCGAATTCCAGAAGAAGGAGCCGACCGGCTTCTACGGGACGATTGCGGTCAGCTCGACGAACCACGGCAAGGACAGCACGCAGAACCTCGTCGAATGGATTCGCGACGGCAAGACGCCGCCGGCCGACACGCAGACGAGCGGCAAGCTGATGACGCGCGCGAACTGGCAGGCCGTACGCGCCGAACTCGGCATCTGA
- a CDS encoding Gfo/Idh/MocA family protein, translating to MSDQVSLGVVGIGKIARDQHLPAIDAEPGFKLTACASRHAEVTGVRNYRDLRALLAAERELDAVSLCAPPQVRYAQARAALEAGKHVMLEKPPGATLGEVAVLEALARERGLTLFATWHSRCASAVEPAREWLATRAIRAVQVRWKEDVRRWHPGQQWIWEPGGLGVFDPGINALSIVTRILPRELVLREATLIVPSDVQTPIAAELDCADTDGVPVRAEFDWRHGPVEQWEIAVDTADGVLAISRGGAQLSIAGEPVELGPEREYPALYAHFHALIARGESDVDVRPLRLVADAFLFGRRVQTDAFGR from the coding sequence ATGAGTGATCAGGTTTCGCTGGGTGTCGTCGGCATCGGCAAGATCGCACGCGACCAGCATCTGCCGGCGATCGACGCCGAACCGGGTTTCAAGTTGACCGCGTGCGCGAGCCGTCACGCGGAAGTCACCGGGGTGCGCAACTATCGCGACCTGCGCGCGCTGCTGGCCGCCGAGCGCGAGCTCGACGCCGTGTCGCTGTGCGCGCCTCCGCAGGTGCGCTACGCGCAGGCGCGCGCTGCGCTCGAAGCCGGCAAGCACGTGATGCTCGAGAAGCCGCCGGGTGCGACGCTCGGCGAAGTGGCCGTGCTGGAGGCGCTTGCGCGCGAGCGCGGCCTCACGCTGTTCGCGACCTGGCATTCGCGCTGCGCGAGTGCGGTGGAGCCCGCCCGTGAATGGCTCGCGACGCGCGCGATCCGTGCGGTGCAGGTGCGCTGGAAAGAGGATGTGCGGCGCTGGCATCCGGGGCAGCAATGGATCTGGGAGCCGGGCGGCCTCGGCGTGTTCGACCCGGGCATCAACGCGCTGTCGATCGTCACGCGGATCCTGCCGCGTGAGCTCGTGCTGCGCGAGGCGACGCTCATCGTGCCGAGCGACGTGCAGACGCCGATCGCCGCCGAGCTCGATTGTGCGGATACCGACGGCGTGCCGGTGCGTGCGGAATTCGACTGGCGGCACGGCCCGGTCGAGCAATGGGAGATCGCGGTCGACACGGCCGACGGCGTGCTCGCGATCAGCCGCGGCGGCGCGCAGTTGTCGATCGCGGGCGAGCCGGTCGAGCTCGGGCCCGAACGCGAGTATCCGGCGCTGTATGCGCACTTCCACGCGCTGATCGCGCGTGGCGAAAGCGACGTCGACGTACGGCCGTTGCGGCTCGTCGCCGATGCATTCCTGTTCGGCCGGCGCGTGCAGACCGACGCGTTCGGCCGCTGA
- a CDS encoding dihydrodipicolinate synthase family protein, whose amino-acid sequence MTSSSTPRHRGIFPVVPTTFADTGELDLASQKRAVDFMIDAGSDGLCILANFSEQFAITDDERDVLTRTILEHVAGRVPVIVTTSHYSTQVCAARSLRAQQLGAAMVMAMPPYHGATFRVPEAQIFEFYARVSDAIAIPIMVQDAPASGTALSAPFLARMAREIEQVAYFKIETPGAANKLRELIRLGGDAIEGPWDGEEAITLLADLHAGATGAMTGGGFPDGIRPILEAWREGRHDDAYARYQAWLPLINHENRQSGILTAKALMREGGVIASERPRHPMPELHPDTRAELLAIARRLDPLVLRWAH is encoded by the coding sequence ATGACATCGAGCAGCACGCCGCGCCATCGCGGCATTTTCCCCGTCGTTCCGACGACGTTTGCCGATACCGGCGAGCTGGACCTTGCAAGCCAGAAGCGCGCGGTCGATTTCATGATCGACGCGGGCTCGGACGGGCTGTGCATTCTCGCGAACTTCTCCGAGCAGTTCGCGATCACCGACGACGAGCGCGACGTGCTCACGCGCACGATCCTCGAGCACGTGGCGGGCCGCGTGCCGGTGATCGTCACGACGTCGCACTACAGCACGCAGGTGTGCGCGGCGCGCAGCCTGCGCGCGCAGCAGCTCGGCGCGGCGATGGTGATGGCGATGCCGCCGTATCACGGCGCGACGTTCCGCGTGCCCGAAGCGCAGATTTTCGAGTTCTATGCGCGCGTGTCCGACGCGATCGCGATTCCGATCATGGTCCAGGACGCGCCCGCGAGCGGCACCGCGCTATCCGCTCCGTTCCTCGCGCGGATGGCGCGCGAGATCGAGCAGGTCGCGTACTTCAAGATCGAGACGCCGGGCGCCGCGAACAAGCTGCGCGAGCTGATCCGGCTCGGCGGCGATGCCATCGAAGGGCCGTGGGACGGCGAGGAGGCGATCACGCTGCTTGCCGATCTGCACGCGGGCGCGACCGGCGCGATGACGGGCGGCGGGTTTCCGGACGGAATCCGGCCGATCCTCGAAGCGTGGCGCGAAGGGCGCCATGACGACGCCTACGCGCGCTACCAGGCATGGCTGCCGCTGATCAACCATGAGAACCGCCAGTCCGGGATCCTCACCGCGAAGGCGCTGATGCGCGAAGGCGGCGTGATCGCGAGCGAGCGGCCGCGGCATCCGATGCCGGAACTGCATCCGGACACGCGCGCGGAACTGCTCGCGATCGCGCGCCGGCTCGATCCGCTCGTGCTGCGCTGGGCGCACTGA
- a CDS encoding IlvD/Edd family dehydratase translates to MSATKPRLRSTQWFGTNDKNGFMYRSWMKNQGIPDHEFDGRPIIGICNTWSELTPCNAHFRKLAEHVKRGISEAGGFPVEFPVFSNGESNLRPSAMLTRNLASMDVEEAIRGNPIDAVVLLAGCDKTTPALLMGAASCDVPAIVVSGGPMLNGKLEGKNIGSGTAVWQLHEALKAGEIDVHHFLSAEAGMSRSAGTCNTMGTASTMACMAEALGVALPHNAAIPAVDSRRYVLAHMSGIRIVEMALEGLVLSKILTRAAFENAIRANAAIGGSTNAVIHLKAIAGRIGVPLELEDWMRIGRDTPTIVDLMPSGRFLMEEFYYAGGLPAVLRRLGEGGLLPNPDALTVNGKSLWDNVREAPNYDEEVIRPLDRPLIADGGIRILRGNLAPRGAVLKPSAASPELLKHRGRAVVFENLDHYKATINDEALDIDASSVMVLKNCGPRGYPGMAEVGNMGLPPKLLRQGVKDMVRISDARMSGTAYGTVVLHVAPEAAAGGPLAAVRNGDWIELDCEAGTLHLDITDDELHRRLSDVDPTAAPGVAGQLGKGGYARLYIDHVLQADEGCDLDFLVGTRGAEVPSHSH, encoded by the coding sequence ATGTCGGCAACGAAACCCAGGCTGCGCTCTACCCAATGGTTCGGCACGAACGACAAGAACGGCTTCATGTACCGGAGCTGGATGAAGAACCAGGGCATCCCCGATCACGAGTTCGACGGCCGGCCGATCATCGGCATCTGCAATACGTGGTCCGAACTGACGCCGTGCAACGCGCACTTCCGCAAGCTCGCCGAGCACGTGAAGCGCGGGATCTCCGAGGCGGGCGGCTTCCCGGTCGAGTTCCCGGTGTTCTCGAACGGTGAATCGAACCTGCGCCCTTCGGCGATGCTCACGCGCAACCTCGCGTCGATGGACGTCGAGGAGGCGATCCGCGGCAACCCGATCGACGCGGTCGTGCTGCTCGCCGGCTGCGACAAGACGACGCCCGCGCTGCTGATGGGCGCGGCGAGCTGCGACGTGCCGGCGATCGTCGTGTCCGGCGGCCCGATGCTGAACGGCAAGCTGGAGGGCAAGAACATCGGCTCCGGCACCGCCGTGTGGCAGTTGCACGAAGCGCTGAAAGCCGGCGAGATCGATGTCCATCACTTCCTGTCGGCCGAAGCCGGGATGTCGCGCTCGGCCGGCACCTGCAACACGATGGGCACCGCGTCGACGATGGCGTGCATGGCCGAGGCGCTCGGCGTCGCGCTGCCGCACAACGCGGCGATTCCGGCCGTCGATTCGCGCCGCTACGTGCTCGCGCACATGTCGGGCATCCGCATCGTCGAAATGGCGCTCGAAGGGCTCGTGCTGTCGAAGATCCTGACGCGCGCGGCGTTCGAGAACGCGATCCGCGCGAACGCGGCGATCGGAGGCTCGACCAACGCGGTGATCCACCTGAAGGCGATCGCGGGCCGCATCGGCGTGCCGCTCGAACTGGAAGACTGGATGCGCATCGGCCGCGACACGCCGACGATCGTCGACCTGATGCCGTCGGGGCGCTTCCTGATGGAAGAGTTCTATTACGCGGGCGGCCTGCCGGCGGTGTTGCGCCGGCTCGGCGAAGGCGGGCTGCTGCCGAACCCGGATGCGCTGACGGTGAACGGCAAGTCGCTGTGGGACAACGTGCGCGAAGCGCCGAACTACGACGAGGAAGTAATCCGCCCGCTCGACCGGCCGCTGATCGCGGACGGCGGCATCCGCATCCTGCGCGGCAATCTCGCGCCGCGCGGCGCGGTGCTGAAGCCGTCGGCGGCGAGCCCCGAGTTGCTGAAGCATCGCGGTCGCGCGGTCGTGTTCGAGAACCTCGACCACTACAAGGCGACGATCAACGACGAGGCGCTCGACATCGACGCAAGCTCGGTGATGGTGCTGAAGAACTGCGGGCCGCGCGGTTATCCGGGGATGGCCGAGGTCGGCAACATGGGGCTGCCGCCGAAGCTGTTGCGCCAGGGCGTGAAGGACATGGTCCGGATTTCCGACGCGCGGATGAGCGGCACCGCGTACGGCACGGTCGTGCTGCACGTCGCGCCGGAAGCCGCTGCCGGCGGGCCGCTCGCGGCCGTGCGCAACGGCGACTGGATCGAGCTCGACTGCGAGGCCGGCACGCTGCATCTGGACATTACGGACGACGAACTGCATCGCCGCCTGTCGGACGTCGATCCGACCGCGGCGCCGGGCGTGGCCGGCCAGCTCGGCAAGGGCGGCTATGCGCGGCTGTACATCGATCACGTGCTGCAGGCCGACGAGGGGTGCGACCTCGACTTCCTGGTCGGCACGCGCGGCGCTGAAGTGCCGAGCCATTCGCATTGA
- a CDS encoding LysR family transcriptional regulator: MTEASPWGNRGRLKTRQLLLVVALADEGSIHRAAAALNMTQPAASKLLRELEESIGAVLFERLPRGMRPTLYGDALIRHARAALGSLDQAHEELAALKAGHLGHVAVGAITSPGLRLVPPAVAAVKGTHAGLHVSVEIDTSNVLLEHLAQEKIDIVIGRLSAEHDKLRLRYEPLTGEPVAAVVRPGHPLLAHAPLSLADVQRAAWVVPPAGSVLRHRFDLVFQRASLAPPANLVETSALLFITQLLEQSDMIAVLAEDVARYYARHGIVTVLPLEMDCRMDDFGIITRTDRLHSPAVAMMADAIRGAAREVYGVAL; this comes from the coding sequence ATGACCGAAGCCAGCCCGTGGGGAAACCGTGGCCGCCTGAAGACGCGCCAGCTTCTGCTGGTCGTCGCGCTCGCGGACGAAGGCAGCATTCACCGCGCGGCGGCCGCGCTGAACATGACGCAGCCGGCCGCGTCGAAGCTGCTGCGCGAACTCGAGGAATCGATCGGCGCGGTGCTGTTCGAGCGCCTGCCGCGCGGGATGCGGCCGACGCTCTACGGCGACGCGCTGATCCGCCATGCGCGCGCGGCGCTCGGCAGCCTCGACCAGGCGCACGAGGAGCTGGCCGCGCTGAAGGCCGGCCACCTGGGCCATGTGGCGGTGGGGGCGATCACGTCACCGGGCCTGCGGCTCGTGCCGCCGGCGGTCGCCGCGGTGAAGGGCACGCATGCCGGCCTGCACGTGTCGGTCGAGATCGACACCAGCAACGTGCTGCTCGAACATCTCGCGCAGGAGAAGATCGACATCGTGATCGGCCGGCTCTCCGCCGAACACGACAAGCTGCGGCTGCGCTACGAACCGCTGACCGGCGAGCCGGTGGCCGCCGTCGTGCGGCCCGGCCATCCGCTGCTCGCGCACGCGCCGCTGTCGCTCGCGGACGTGCAGCGCGCCGCGTGGGTCGTGCCGCCGGCCGGCAGCGTGCTGCGCCACCGCTTCGATCTCGTGTTCCAGCGCGCGAGCCTCGCGCCGCCGGCGAACCTCGTCGAGACGTCCGCGCTGCTGTTCATCACGCAGCTGCTCGAACAGAGCGACATGATCGCGGTGCTGGCCGAGGACGTCGCGCGCTACTACGCGCGGCACGGGATCGTCACGGTGCTGCCGCTGGAGATGGATTGCCGGATGGACGATTTCGGGATCATCACGCGCACCGACCGGCTGCATTCGCCGGCCGTCGCGATGATGGCCGATGCGATTCGCGGGGCGGCGCGGGAGGTTTACGGGGTCGCGCTGTGA
- a CDS encoding OsmC family protein translates to MASGEHKYRVAVEWTGNRGTGTSGYREYGRDHVIRAGSKPDIPGSSDAAFRGDAARWNPEDLLLASASACHKLWYLHLCSEAGIRVLAYVDNAEGTMLDSADEGRFTEIVLRPHVTIQAGDDRERAAHLHHDAHAKCYVANSVNFPIRCEPVVEYAAA, encoded by the coding sequence ATGGCATCTGGCGAACACAAGTATCGCGTCGCAGTAGAGTGGACGGGCAATCGCGGCACCGGCACGTCGGGGTATCGCGAGTACGGCCGGGACCATGTGATCCGGGCTGGTTCCAAGCCGGACATTCCCGGTTCGTCGGACGCGGCGTTTCGCGGCGATGCCGCGCGCTGGAATCCGGAAGACCTGCTGCTGGCGTCGGCATCGGCGTGCCACAAGCTCTGGTACCTGCATCTGTGCTCGGAAGCCGGTATTCGCGTGCTCGCCTATGTCGACAACGCGGAAGGCACGATGCTCGACAGCGCCGATGAAGGCCGCTTCACCGAAATCGTGCTGCGCCCGCATGTGACGATCCAGGCCGGCGACGATCGCGAACGGGCCGCGCATCTGCATCACGATGCGCACGCGAAGTGCTATGTCGCGAATTCGGTCAATTTTCCGATTCGTTGTGAACCGGTGGTCGAGTATGCCGCCGCGTAG
- a CDS encoding GntR family transcriptional regulator: protein MEAKLDSTADAVAASLRDMIINGELEAGERLVERDLADRFGISRIPMREAIQRLEREGLLDIFRNRGAVVRMLSASDVQEIYDLRALLEGDAIYRSVKRLDDETLARAELVHRLLGDAAVPRRQGELNREFHALLYSCCGNARQLKTIAELRSQVERYERLQATLLADTPSFQVEHEEILQVCRDRNARAARSMTVAHLESARRIVMRLVEGG from the coding sequence ATGGAAGCCAAACTCGATTCCACGGCGGACGCGGTCGCCGCCTCGTTGCGGGACATGATCATCAACGGCGAGCTGGAAGCCGGCGAACGGCTCGTCGAGCGCGACCTGGCCGACCGGTTCGGCATCAGCCGGATTCCGATGCGCGAGGCGATTCAACGCCTCGAGCGCGAAGGCTTGCTGGACATCTTCAGGAATCGCGGCGCCGTCGTGCGCATGCTGAGTGCATCGGACGTGCAGGAAATCTACGACTTGCGCGCGCTGCTCGAAGGCGACGCGATCTACCGGAGCGTGAAGCGGCTCGACGACGAGACGCTGGCGCGCGCCGAGCTCGTCCATCGTTTGCTCGGCGATGCGGCCGTGCCGCGCCGGCAAGGCGAACTGAACCGCGAATTCCACGCGCTGCTGTATTCATGCTGCGGCAACGCGCGGCAGTTGAAGACGATCGCGGAACTGCGCAGCCAGGTCGAACGGTACGAGCGCCTGCAGGCCACACTGCTCGCCGATACGCCGTCGTTCCAGGTCGAGCACGAGGAGATCCTGCAGGTGTGCCGTGATCGCAATGCACGCGCGGCGCGCTCGATGACGGTCGCGCATCTCGAATCGGCCAGGCGCATCGTGATGCGGCTCGTCGAAGGCGGGTGA
- a CDS encoding ABC transporter ATP-binding protein: MASISMRRVQKAYGDHAPVIRDVDLEIGAHEFCVFLGPSGCGKSTLLRMIAGLEDLSAGELSIDGRRVDDVPAAERGVAMVFQSYALFPHMTVYENMAFGLKLARVPKAEIDRKVRDAARILQLDMLLDRKPKALSGGQRQRVAIGRAIVREPGVFLFDEPLSNLDAALRGQTRIEIAKLHRQFERASVVYVTHDQTEAMTLADKIVLLHAGADTAQHGSIAQVGAPLDLYHHPASRFVAGFIGSPRMNFLPAVVTACDAHRTTVTLTPSGETFVLPRDGSALGAGATVALGIRPEHLTLGAAHDATSLARDVVLVERLGEQTYVHLEQPGGHSLIAKVPGDAQVRSGERVLVHAPAAACHLFTEDGRAVPACADVHVHHYA, from the coding sequence ATGGCGAGCATCTCGATGCGGCGCGTGCAGAAAGCCTACGGCGATCACGCGCCGGTCATTCGCGACGTCGATCTGGAAATCGGCGCGCACGAGTTCTGCGTGTTCCTCGGGCCGTCCGGATGCGGCAAGTCGACGTTGCTGCGGATGATCGCCGGGCTCGAGGACCTGAGCGCGGGCGAGCTGTCGATCGATGGCCGCCGCGTCGACGACGTGCCCGCCGCCGAGCGCGGTGTCGCGATGGTGTTCCAGAGCTACGCGCTGTTTCCGCACATGACGGTCTACGAGAACATGGCGTTCGGGCTGAAGCTCGCGCGCGTGCCCAAGGCCGAGATCGACCGGAAGGTACGCGATGCCGCGCGCATCCTGCAGCTCGACATGCTGCTCGATCGCAAGCCGAAGGCGCTGTCGGGCGGGCAACGGCAGCGCGTCGCGATCGGCCGCGCGATCGTGCGCGAGCCCGGCGTGTTCCTCTTCGACGAACCGCTGTCGAATCTCGACGCCGCGCTGCGCGGTCAGACCCGCATCGAAATCGCGAAGCTGCACCGCCAGTTCGAACGCGCGAGCGTCGTCTATGTGACGCACGACCAGACCGAAGCGATGACGCTCGCCGACAAGATCGTGCTGCTGCATGCCGGCGCCGATACCGCGCAGCACGGCAGCATCGCGCAGGTCGGTGCGCCGCTCGACCTCTACCACCACCCGGCCAGCCGCTTCGTCGCAGGCTTCATCGGCTCGCCGCGCATGAACTTCCTGCCGGCCGTCGTGACCGCCTGCGATGCGCATCGCACGACCGTCACGCTCACACCGTCCGGCGAAACCTTCGTACTGCCACGCGATGGCTCGGCGCTCGGTGCGGGCGCCACCGTAGCGCTCGGCATTCGCCCCGAACACCTGACGCTCGGCGCCGCGCACGACGCGACGTCGCTCGCACGCGACGTCGTACTCGTCGAACGCCTCGGCGAACAGACCTACGTGCATCTCGAGCAGCCCGGCGGCCACTCGCTCATCGCGAAGGTGCCCGGCGACGCGCAGGTGCGCAGCGGCGAGCGCGTGCTCGTGCATGCGCCGGCCGCGGCCTGCCATCTCTTCACCGAAGACGGCCGCGCGGTGCCCGCGTGCGCCGACGTCCACGTTCACCACTACGCATAA
- a CDS encoding beta-galactosidase — protein MRLGVCYYPEHWPETMWADDARRMKALGIEQVRIAEFAWSRIEPSPGEYDWGWLDRAVDVLGAAGLEIVMCTPTATPPKWLVDRHPDILAIGADGRPRKFGSRRHYDFSSPTYLDASRQICTAVAERYGRHPAVRYWQTDNELGCHQTVVSYSPAALVRFRAWLKARYDTIDALNRAWGTVFWSMEYRDFDEVDAPVGTVTEAHPSHRLDYRRFASDEVARYHRMQVDVIRAHSPGRPVAHNFMQLFTEFDHYKVARDLDVATWDSYPLGALEEQWFAPDVKARWLRTGHPDFASFNHDLYRGMSKLPFWVMEQQPGPVNWAQWNPAPLPGMVRLWSWEAFAHGAGCVSYFRWRQAPFAQEQMHAGLHTPDDQLDEGGREAQRVANEIAAVHDAGADADGTVRAPVALVFDYEAKWLFEVQPQGADFHYPRFAFEYYSALRSLGFDVDIVSAHAPLDGYRLVVVPPLPVVPDDFAARLAASGAHVVLGPRTGSKTVDLQIPPTLPPGPLASILPVRVWRVESLRPNVTEQIDGTLRDGAPLAGNARHWRDFVELHDDTHSVVRARFADGHPACVSHGMLHYWAALFDDATTVRLFADVAAEAGLAPAPLGDGVRVSRRGGLTYVFNYGDAPHTIDAVPPSAFVLGTAQVGPQDVAVYRSRS, from the coding sequence ATGCGCCTCGGAGTCTGTTATTACCCGGAACACTGGCCGGAAACGATGTGGGCCGACGATGCCCGCCGGATGAAAGCGCTTGGCATCGAGCAGGTGCGGATCGCCGAATTCGCGTGGAGCCGGATCGAGCCGTCGCCGGGCGAATACGACTGGGGCTGGCTCGATCGCGCGGTCGACGTGCTCGGTGCGGCCGGCCTCGAGATCGTGATGTGCACGCCGACCGCCACGCCGCCGAAATGGCTGGTCGACCGCCATCCCGACATCCTCGCGATCGGCGCGGACGGACGGCCGCGCAAGTTCGGCTCGCGCCGCCACTACGACTTCTCGTCGCCGACCTATCTCGACGCGTCGCGCCAGATCTGCACGGCGGTTGCCGAACGCTACGGCCGCCACCCGGCCGTGCGTTACTGGCAGACCGACAACGAGCTGGGCTGCCACCAGACCGTCGTCAGCTACTCGCCGGCCGCGCTCGTGCGCTTCCGTGCGTGGCTGAAGGCGCGCTACGACACGATCGACGCGCTGAACCGCGCGTGGGGCACCGTGTTCTGGAGCATGGAGTATCGCGATTTCGACGAGGTCGACGCGCCCGTCGGCACCGTGACCGAGGCTCACCCGTCGCACCGCCTCGACTACCGGCGCTTCGCGTCGGACGAAGTTGCGCGCTATCACCGGATGCAGGTGGACGTGATTCGCGCGCACTCGCCGGGCCGCCCGGTCGCGCACAACTTCATGCAGCTGTTCACCGAGTTCGATCACTACAAAGTGGCACGCGACCTCGACGTCGCGACCTGGGACAGCTATCCGCTCGGCGCGCTCGAGGAGCAATGGTTCGCACCCGACGTGAAGGCGCGCTGGCTGCGCACCGGCCATCCCGATTTCGCGTCGTTCAATCACGACCTCTATCGCGGCATGTCGAAACTGCCGTTCTGGGTGATGGAGCAGCAGCCGGGCCCCGTGAACTGGGCGCAATGGAACCCCGCGCCGCTGCCGGGCATGGTGCGCCTGTGGAGCTGGGAAGCATTCGCGCACGGCGCCGGCTGCGTGTCGTATTTCCGCTGGCGGCAGGCGCCGTTCGCGCAGGAGCAGATGCATGCGGGCCTGCACACCCCCGACGACCAACTCGACGAAGGCGGCCGCGAGGCGCAACGCGTCGCGAACGAGATCGCGGCCGTGCACGACGCCGGCGCGGATGCGGACGGCACCGTGCGCGCCCCCGTTGCACTGGTCTTCGACTACGAAGCGAAGTGGCTGTTCGAAGTGCAGCCGCAGGGCGCCGATTTCCATTACCCGCGCTTCGCGTTCGAGTACTACTCGGCGCTGCGCTCGCTCGGCTTCGACGTCGACATCGTTTCCGCGCACGCGCCGCTCGACGGCTACCGCCTCGTCGTCGTGCCGCCGCTGCCGGTCGTCCCGGACGATTTCGCCGCGCGGCTCGCGGCGTCCGGCGCGCATGTCGTGCTCGGCCCGCGCACCGGTTCGAAGACCGTCGACCTGCAGATCCCGCCGACGCTGCCGCCCGGCCCGCTTGCGTCGATCCTGCCGGTGCGCGTGTGGCGCGTCGAATCGCTGCGGCCGAACGTGACCGAGCAGATCGACGGCACGCTGCGCGACGGCGCGCCGCTCGCCGGCAACGCACGCCACTGGCGCGACTTCGTCGAACTGCACGACGACACCCACAGTGTCGTGCGCGCACGCTTCGCCGACGGTCATCCGGCTTGCGTGTCGCACGGCATGCTGCACTACTGGGCCGCGCTGTTCGACGACGCGACTACCGTCCGGCTGTTCGCCGACGTCGCGGCCGAAGCCGGCCTCGCGCCCGCCCCGCTCGGCGACGGCGTGCGCGTGAGCCGGCGCGGCGGCCTGACCTACGTTTTCAACTATGGCGACGCGCCGCACACGATCGACGCGGTGCCGCCGTCGGCGTTCGTGCTCGGCACGGCGCAAGTCGGGCCGCAAGACGTGGCCGTGTATCGAAGCCGTTCGTAG